The following coding sequences lie in one Methylotuvimicrobium alcaliphilum 20Z genomic window:
- a CDS encoding roadblock/LC7 domain-containing protein encodes MRADMLTSVLTELNGTSADIEASGVISTDGLMMACVLPAGMDEDRVGAMSAAMLSLGDRTAQELGRGTLEQVLIKGDRGYVLMTYAGEEAVLTVLAKPNAKLGLIFLDVKRAAQHISEML; translated from the coding sequence ATGCGAGCAGATATGTTGACTTCCGTGTTAACTGAGTTAAATGGAACATCAGCCGATATCGAAGCATCCGGTGTAATATCTACCGATGGTTTGATGATGGCTTGCGTATTGCCGGCCGGAATGGATGAAGACCGGGTCGGCGCAATGAGTGCGGCAATGCTTTCATTAGGCGACAGAACAGCCCAAGAACTGGGGCGGGGCACTCTCGAGCAAGTATTGATCAAGGGCGACAGAGGCTATGTGTTGATGACTTATGCGGGCGAAGAGGCGGTGTTGACCGTACTGGCAAAGCCCAATGCCAAGCTAGGGTTGATTTTTCTCGATGTCAAACGAGCCGCTCAACATATCTCCGAAATGCTTTAG
- a CDS encoding alpha/beta hydrolase: MLIVLSCCGCSGLLFYPNERQVLKPVSLGLHYRDVYLKTPDDLTIHGWFLPAQGELKGSVYFLHGNAQNISTHIHNVKWLPEQGYQVLLIDYRGFGHSEGKPNLPGIFLDIETGFDWLIAKSESKPLFLLGQSLGASLGIYFAARNPSARQHLDGIVSDAAFTGYFQIARDAAANHWLTWPFQYLFAWSLNYPYNPIEVVEHLTPIPLLFFHSADDRIIPFDHGRQLYRTAKPPKRFHPTQGGHIQTFKFRQNREVLLDFFATISAKNQLIKERT, from the coding sequence ATGTTAATTGTATTGAGTTGCTGCGGATGCTCCGGCCTATTGTTCTATCCGAATGAACGGCAGGTTCTCAAGCCCGTATCGCTGGGTCTTCACTATCGAGACGTCTATCTGAAGACTCCGGATGATCTCACGATTCACGGCTGGTTTTTACCGGCGCAGGGTGAACTCAAAGGCAGCGTTTATTTCTTGCACGGCAATGCGCAAAATATCAGCACGCACATTCATAACGTCAAATGGCTACCGGAACAGGGCTATCAGGTTTTGTTAATCGATTACCGCGGTTTCGGGCATTCCGAAGGCAAGCCAAACCTGCCGGGAATTTTTCTCGATATCGAAACAGGATTCGATTGGCTGATCGCAAAGTCCGAATCGAAACCGCTATTTCTTTTGGGCCAAAGCCTCGGCGCCAGTCTCGGCATCTACTTTGCCGCCCGGAACCCATCTGCCCGGCAACATCTAGACGGCATCGTTAGCGATGCGGCCTTCACCGGCTATTTTCAAATTGCCCGCGATGCCGCTGCCAACCATTGGCTAACCTGGCCATTTCAATACCTGTTTGCCTGGTCGTTAAACTACCCCTACAACCCTATCGAAGTCGTCGAACATCTCACACCAATTCCGTTGCTGTTTTTTCATAGCGCCGACGACAGAATCATTCCATTCGACCACGGCAGGCAACTTTATCGAACCGCCAAGCCACCTAAACGATTCCACCCAACTCAAGGCGGTCATATACAGACTTTTAAATTTCGTCAAAACAGGGAAGTCCTTCTGGATTTTTTTGCTACGATAAGCGCTAAAAACCAATTGATTAAGGAACGAACATGA
- the cobO gene encoding cob(I)yrinic acid a,c-diamide adenosyltransferase — protein sequence MKARDKRRGLVLVNTGEGKGKSSSALGMVFRAAGWGMKVCVIQYIKGQWQTGEHKAAERFDNIEWHALGDGFTWDTKNPEQDIKTSRSIWEFSKEKIKSEAYDFVLLDEINYCCGYEWITGQEIAEFIKNEKPSWMHLVLTGRNAAPEVIEVADTVTHMTLVKHAYTQGIKAEQGVEF from the coding sequence ATGAAAGCGAGAGATAAGCGGCGTGGCTTGGTGTTGGTCAATACCGGCGAAGGGAAGGGCAAATCTTCGAGCGCGTTGGGTATGGTATTTCGCGCCGCCGGCTGGGGCATGAAGGTTTGCGTGATTCAGTACATTAAAGGTCAATGGCAAACGGGCGAACACAAAGCCGCGGAACGTTTCGACAATATCGAATGGCATGCTTTGGGCGACGGTTTTACTTGGGATACGAAAAATCCCGAGCAGGATATTAAAACCAGTCGCTCGATTTGGGAGTTCAGTAAGGAAAAAATTAAGTCTGAAGCCTATGATTTCGTATTGCTCGATGAAATCAACTATTGCTGCGGTTATGAATGGATCACCGGACAAGAAATCGCCGAGTTCATTAAAAATGAGAAGCCGTCCTGGATGCATTTAGTGCTGACCGGGCGCAATGCCGCGCCGGAGGTCATTGAAGTCGCCGATACTGTGACCCATATGACGCTGGTTAAACATGCGTATACCCAGGGTATCAAGGCAGAGCAGGGAGTTGAGTTTTAA
- a CDS encoding PAS domain-containing protein, whose translation MIHDMQPEFIKGEYQEMMLELYGGIRRRVLYTESEIPYPDGKLIVSTTDPEGIITHVNQSFVDMSGYTEAELIGAPHSILRHPDMPSAAFKDLWDTVNRGEKWQGFVKNLRKDGGYYWVKATVIPNVRQGKVVGYTSVRRKPSRTKVEESIKLYSAMIQQERA comes from the coding sequence ATGATACACGATATGCAACCCGAGTTTATCAAGGGCGAATACCAGGAAATGATGCTTGAGCTTTACGGCGGTATTCGTCGCAGAGTGTTATATACCGAATCGGAAATACCCTACCCGGATGGCAAGTTAATCGTTTCGACAACCGACCCGGAAGGCATAATCACGCATGTTAATCAATCGTTCGTCGATATGTCGGGCTATACCGAGGCAGAATTAATTGGCGCGCCGCATTCCATACTGAGGCATCCCGACATGCCTTCGGCGGCCTTCAAGGATCTTTGGGATACCGTCAATCGCGGCGAAAAATGGCAGGGTTTTGTTAAGAATCTGCGTAAAGACGGCGGCTATTATTGGGTAAAGGCCACCGTGATCCCGAATGTTCGGCAAGGTAAGGTCGTCGGTTATACTTCGGTTAGAAGAAAACCTTCCCGAACCAAGGTGGAAGAAAGCATTAAACTCTATTCTGCCATGATACAACAGGAGCGCGCATGA
- a CDS encoding hydrogenase maturation protease has protein sequence MNKTLPILIFGYGNLSRGDDALGPLLLEMIQERIELDSVEILNDFQLQIEHALDLEDRNLVLFIDASVACNGAFDFRELEPAHDKSYTTHAMSPAAVLQVYQTIKHQTPPPCFLLSIQGEQFELGSDLSPKARKNLQRADQYAERLLKRPNVKIWRELAEKAFHHEE, from the coding sequence ATGAATAAAACCTTACCCATTCTGATTTTCGGCTACGGCAACCTGAGCCGGGGCGACGACGCACTCGGCCCATTACTGCTGGAAATGATTCAAGAGCGAATAGAATTGGATTCCGTCGAAATTTTGAACGACTTTCAACTACAGATCGAACATGCCCTAGATCTTGAAGACCGAAATCTAGTGTTGTTTATCGATGCCTCGGTCGCCTGCAACGGCGCGTTCGATTTCAGGGAACTCGAGCCCGCTCACGACAAAAGTTACACCACGCATGCGATGAGCCCGGCCGCCGTGTTGCAAGTGTATCAAACCATCAAGCACCAAACCCCTCCGCCTTGTTTCTTGTTGAGCATTCAAGGCGAACAATTCGAATTAGGCAGCGATTTAAGCCCGAAAGCGCGGAAAAATTTACAACGGGCCGACCAATATGCCGAACGATTATTAAAACGGCCGAATGTCAAAATTTGGCGTGAGCTAGCCGAAAAAGCATTTCACCATGAAGAATAA
- a CDS encoding phosphate/phosphite/phosphonate ABC transporter substrate-binding protein, translated as MTFKFTVSPDFTPDHLSGWYIFNTWLQRQTDSAIHLEMYDDFQLQREAIAHDQIDLIYANPFDAAMLVREKGFMPLVKPQGESDEAIIAVNADSAIQCVTDLKPGTRVSYTDDPDVRLMGMIMLEPGDLDVGNIQGVPCDTYILVAKHLLQGDADVGIFLAEAYDDLSEMIKKRLRILVRSQIGVIHHSLMIGPKLKDKKELFEKCLLKMVEETKGAGVLESLGFKGWEKVDEEEMEFMIDLMDTLNV; from the coding sequence ATGACTTTCAAATTCACTGTCAGTCCGGATTTTACACCGGATCATCTATCCGGTTGGTATATCTTCAACACTTGGTTGCAAAGGCAAACCGATTCGGCGATACATCTGGAAATGTATGACGACTTTCAATTGCAGCGAGAGGCGATTGCACATGATCAAATCGATTTGATTTACGCCAATCCATTCGATGCAGCCATGCTGGTACGAGAAAAAGGATTTATGCCCTTAGTGAAACCGCAAGGCGAATCCGATGAAGCGATCATTGCCGTCAATGCCGACAGCGCAATTCAATGTGTGACCGATTTAAAGCCCGGTACAAGAGTTTCTTATACCGACGATCCGGATGTGCGTTTAATGGGCATGATCATGCTCGAACCGGGCGATCTGGATGTCGGCAACATACAAGGCGTACCTTGCGATACATATATTTTAGTTGCGAAACATTTGCTGCAAGGCGATGCCGATGTCGGAATTTTCTTGGCCGAAGCTTACGACGATTTATCCGAAATGATCAAAAAACGTTTGCGAATTCTAGTGCGAAGCCAAATCGGCGTGATTCACCACTCCTTGATGATAGGCCCAAAACTCAAAGACAAAAAAGAATTATTCGAAAAGTGTTTGTTAAAAATGGTCGAGGAAACAAAAGGGGCTGGCGTATTGGAAAGCCTGGGTTTTAAAGGGTGGGAAAAAGTCGATGAGGAAGAAATGGAATTCATGATCGATTTGATGGATACGCTGAATGTTTAA